One stretch of Rosistilla oblonga DNA includes these proteins:
- a CDS encoding sensor histidine kinase, with protein MLQRTGTLRTQIYTSCCVLVALCVLNMGIGWWGQYRLLQNFDSYEQTERTAAAVLKIDRNVQELKSRSENYLHTGSESQHQTAVQFQLDLLHQIDSVMQEANSEDLRTILAEMRTHVQTLQEQLRLAAEERDLRKSLVQEQLPLIGDQVQAAVRRFQATLGENAADASHDQLLNAIQAFSFARMNLLQYFNNPRSEDFDRMVQSLKEAEHLTASIVSSSTSPEFTLAQADLLAKLAQFRQIGSHAVHATRSYLYYSNVVMAGEISEFVYYSNRLKSFVVDQQKLNRQSRRASAQQTRNLGFAASSIAILLAICLAARLSYSIVSPIAQITETFRQLSGGATIDAIPATHRHDEIGRMAQAATIFNEKNRETRRLLQHSRELSAELAIKAQALEESNQELDNFAYVASHDLKSPLRGLNALATWVQEDCDSLLPAGSRKHLQQMQDRVARMEALLDDLLEYSRAGRSEVSIENVNVGELLDSVLQIVDNPGEVQIRVQGNLPELPTYRAPLQQIFLNLITNAVKYNDKGTEGVVEIECHEIDQAYRFTISDNGIGIDPKFHERIFRMYQRVAVKKADGSGMGLAIVKKQVETYGGEVSVFSCAGQGAKFTFTWPKGLSCPTAVQPRSPQLTA; from the coding sequence ATGCTTCAACGTACAGGAACGCTCCGAACACAGATCTACACCAGCTGTTGTGTGCTGGTGGCGCTTTGTGTTTTAAACATGGGAATCGGTTGGTGGGGGCAATATCGACTGCTTCAGAACTTTGATTCGTACGAGCAGACAGAGCGTACAGCCGCTGCCGTGCTAAAGATCGATCGCAACGTCCAGGAGCTCAAATCTCGCTCGGAAAACTATCTGCACACCGGATCGGAATCTCAGCACCAGACCGCGGTCCAATTTCAGCTGGATCTGCTCCATCAGATCGACTCGGTGATGCAAGAAGCAAACAGTGAAGACCTGCGGACGATTCTTGCCGAGATGCGGACGCATGTTCAAACGCTGCAAGAGCAGTTGCGGTTGGCAGCGGAGGAACGCGATCTGCGCAAGAGCTTGGTTCAGGAGCAGTTGCCGTTGATCGGAGACCAGGTCCAAGCGGCGGTGCGACGTTTCCAGGCGACACTCGGCGAGAACGCTGCGGATGCGTCTCACGATCAATTGCTCAACGCGATCCAAGCGTTTTCGTTTGCGCGGATGAACCTGTTGCAATACTTTAACAACCCGCGATCCGAAGACTTCGACCGGATGGTGCAGAGTCTTAAGGAAGCCGAGCATTTGACGGCGAGCATCGTGAGCTCTTCCACCTCGCCTGAATTCACCCTAGCGCAAGCCGATTTGCTAGCGAAGCTTGCTCAGTTCCGCCAAATCGGATCGCACGCCGTCCACGCGACCCGCAGCTATCTGTACTACTCAAATGTTGTGATGGCCGGTGAGATCTCCGAATTCGTCTATTACTCCAATCGCCTGAAGTCTTTTGTTGTCGACCAGCAAAAACTCAACCGCCAATCGCGACGTGCCTCCGCGCAGCAAACGCGGAACCTGGGATTTGCCGCTTCCTCGATAGCGATTTTGTTGGCGATTTGCCTAGCCGCTCGTTTGTCATATTCGATTGTTTCGCCGATCGCACAGATTACCGAAACCTTCCGGCAACTCTCCGGCGGAGCAACGATCGATGCGATCCCGGCGACGCATCGCCACGACGAGATTGGGCGGATGGCTCAAGCGGCAACGATCTTCAATGAGAAGAACCGCGAGACGCGCAGACTGCTGCAACACTCGCGCGAACTGTCGGCTGAACTGGCGATTAAAGCCCAAGCGTTGGAGGAATCGAACCAGGAGTTGGATAACTTTGCCTACGTTGCGTCGCATGATCTGAAGTCGCCGTTGCGAGGGCTCAACGCGCTGGCAACTTGGGTCCAGGAAGATTGCGACAGTTTATTGCCCGCCGGCTCGCGGAAGCACTTGCAACAGATGCAAGATCGCGTCGCAAGAATGGAAGCATTGCTGGACGATCTACTGGAATACTCGCGAGCGGGAAGATCGGAGGTGTCGATCGAAAATGTGAACGTCGGCGAACTTTTGGACTCGGTGCTGCAGATCGTCGACAATCCGGGCGAAGTACAAATTCGGGTGCAGGGCAACCTGCCTGAACTCCCCACCTACCGCGCTCCACTGCAGCAGATATTCCTCAACCTGATCACAAATGCTGTGAAATACAACGACAAAGGGACCGAAGGCGTCGTTGAAATCGAATGCCACGAAATCGATCAGGCGTATCGGTTTACGATTTCAGACAATGGAATCGGTATCGATCCGAAGTTTCACGAGCGGATATTCCGCATGTATCAGCGAGTTGCTGTGAAAAAAGCGGACGGCAGCGGGATGGGGCTGGCGATTGTCAAGAAGCAAGTCGAGACGTATGGTGGAGAGGTCAGTGTTTTTTCCTGTGCCGGTCAAGGCGCCAAGTTTACGTTCACTTGGCCCAAGGGACTCAGTTGT